The genomic DNA cttaaataaaaatagctACTTCATACGCCACTCACTATAATGGTTTTACTGCCTTCCCTTTTCAGAGCGTAATTCAGATCGACAATGCACTGGTAAATCTGGACAATCCAAACGACGCGAATGCACCGCAAAAATCGTTTCAATTTGATAATGCGTACGGGTATGCGGCGACCACAGAAAACATCTATAGTGACATCTGTTACTCTTTGGTGGAGGTAAGCAACTTGAGGCATATTAGAAAgtatggatttttttattaaagttgCTTGTATTATTATCGTCCTACAGAGCGTCCTCGAGGGCTATAATGCGACGATCTTCGCCTACGGACAGACGGGTTGCGGGAAATCGCACACAATGCAGGGAACCACGTACAATCTCTCGGCGGCGGATCCGAACAATGCGAACAATATCGGCATTATACCCCGATCGTTCGAGCACATCTTCGAAGCCATCTCGTTGGCGAGCGAGATGCGCTATCTGGTGCTGGTTAGCTATCTGGAGATCTACAACGAAACCATACGTGACCTGCTGCAACCGCAAAACCAAGCGGCCGGTTCGTTACAAATCAAGGAAGTGCCGGGGGAAGGTGTGGCCGTCCAAAACCTTTCCCTACACACGGTACACGGGATGAAGGAATGCATTGAGCTGTTGGAGCTGGGCGCCAAGAATCGTATGGTCGGAGCAACACTTATGAACATCGAAAGTTCCCGATCGCACTCGATCTTCAGCATCAGTCTGGAGCAGATGTCTACCAGTGTGGAGGGGGATGGAGTGGCGATCAAGCGTGGCAAACTGAATTTGGTCGATTTGGCCGGTTCCGAGCGGCAGAGCAAAACCGGCGCCACGGGTGAACGGCTGAAGGAGGCAACGAAAATCAATCTTTCCCTATCGGCGCTTGGTAATGTGATATCGGCCCTGGTCGATGGGAAGACGAGACACATTCCGTACCGTGACTCGAAGCTTACCAGGCTGCTGCAGGACTCGCTGGGCGGAAACACTAAAACGCTCATGATTGCATGCATTTCGCCGGCCGACTACAATTACGACGAAACGCTGTCTACACTGCGGTACGCCAGCCGGGCGAAGAGCATTGCCAACAAGCCGCGCGTCAACGAGGACCCGAAGGATACGATGCTGCGGGAGTATCAGCAGGAAATTATGCGCCTCAAGGAGTTGCTGCAAGGAGGCGAAAATCGACCGGTGGAAATGAACGGCCACCAGGAATCGGGGAACTTGGATGTGGAAAAGCAAGCGCTCAAAACGCAGTACGATCAGGAGGTGATGCATCTGCGCCGGGAGTACGAACAGCAGAAGATCGCCAAGCAGGAGCTGGTGAAGGATATCGAGAAGATAAAAGCGTACTACGAGCAGCAGATGCAGCTTCTCACGGCGAAGAAGCTATCTGATGGGGAGAAGGACCTGCCCACCACCGGCCACCAGCTAGCTAACCGAGATCGGAAAGAAATCTACGATCGCATCAAACAGATCAAGGATGCACTTATCGGGggcgaacgagcgaacgacATTCAGCTGAAGGAGAAGCGCTACCGCAACAAGCTTGCCTCGGAGAAAAGAATCAACGCACTGGCGCAAGCACTCGGCCGAATCGAGCAAACGGCCGATCGGGACCTACTACAGGGCCATTGCTCCGACATTCAGCAGGAGCTCAAGGTACGGTACGAGCAGATACGTGCGCTACGGAAGCGCACCAAGTTCTTCGAGCAGGAAGTGTCCGATATTCAGGGCGAGTTTCAGCGCGAACGGGACGATTACCTTGCAACGATAAGACTGCTAGAGAAGAAGGTTCTATTCTACGAAGCGGTGTTCCAGAAGGCGATGCCGGTCCTTCGGAAGGATGGTCGATACTGGAACTTGGAGTGCCTGGAGAAAGAGTCCGAGTGGAGCGATGATTTGCGCAAGTGGCGGCTACCGGACGATACGCTACTCCGATTGCGCTTACCACCGGCCGAAACACCTCCACCACCCCAACCTCCCCCGGACGTCACCTCGCCTGGGAAGCTTAATGGTCGCGAAAGTCAAACGTCCCTCACTGCACCGGGTCGGCTGGAGCGTAGCTCCACGATGATACTTGCCAAATTGCCGGATTTTCAGCGCGACAGCCAAGCAATGGCAACGGACGAGCATCAACCACGTCacaaaagtgattttttgagcAAAAGCACCAACAGCAATCCGTTCCCGAAGATTGAGGACGTCGCGATGACGTACTTTAGACCGCGGCGTGCCGCCGAACTGGTGTACAAAAGTGGGTGGCGATCGTTTCAGAAATGATGTGTTGTGTGTATTTACGAGATTTTGAAAAGAATTGTTAAATTGTAGATTTATTGAATATATTTTGCTAACGTAAAACCCCTCCAACGTTAGCCTTCAATTCAGTCGAACGAAAAGATCACGACCGTTGTACTGGGGCAAAGCCATCGAGTACTTTTCCTCCAGCTTTGCCGGTACAAAGCGTCCGCCAAGGTAGTGCTTGGAAGCGTTGGACAAATGTTTAGCACACAGCTTCGGTGCCGTCAACGAAATGAGACAGTCGGGTTTAATGTCACAGTCCGACTGTGGGCCCTGCTCTACATCCCATCCGCTCGGTATGTCTACGCTCACGATCGGTAGCTtagtgccgtgcagaagctccATGATTGGTTTGAACGCATCACGCACCGGTGGTTTAAAGCTAAAGCCAAACAGTGCATCCACGATCAGACCGTATTCCGCTTCAACCCGTGCGGCGACAGGACAGTCCGCTGTGACCGTGATTCCCATACGCTCTGCCTGATGTTGCAGATTTTTAAACAGATCCGTTTTGTCGGTCCGTTTCGGATAGTACACGAATGGGTCGTAGCTCATCAACGAAAGATGCCGGGCCGCTACCAATCCATCGCCCCCGTTATTGCCCGGTCCGCAACAGATTAGCACCTTGTTCGTGCGCAAACTGTAATGCAATCAACCGTGGGGCATTTTGTAAAATCGGAAGAGCAAACCGTAAAGCGACGTTCCTTGCCATACCTATTGGGAGGGTACGCATCGGCTATGGCATGGGCACAACTAAGGCCCGCCAATTCCATCAGCTGATCAACGCTAAATTTGTACTCGTTGAACAGTTCCTCATCGACGCTGATCGCTTCCTGCTGGTTAAGATATCTCATATTGCGACACTGTACCTTGGTGAGCGGGTGTAGGAGACTTTTGCTGGAGATGCTCGTCGCGTACTAGAAATGTAAGATAAATGTTAGGAAAGCTATAAAATACCGAAAAAGGTACGAAATTTCCTTACGATCCTCGAAAACAGGGCAAAGTTCTGTTTTATCACTGCCAACAACATTACGCCGCAATGTTTACATCGTTTGACAGTTTGTTTCCCATCGGCCAGCAATGCCCGGATAATCGGATGGAATGTCAAACAATTCAAATCCAAACGACGGTTGGGtaggattttttaaaaataactcaTTTTCA from Anopheles stephensi strain Indian chromosome 2, UCI_ANSTEP_V1.0, whole genome shotgun sequence includes the following:
- the LOC118502700 gene encoding kinesin-like protein KIF17, which produces MAENVKVVVRCRPMNKREQQSNCKSVIQIDNALVNLDNPNDANAPQKSFQFDNAYGYAATTENIYSDICYSLVESVLEGYNATIFAYGQTGCGKSHTMQGTTYNLSAADPNNANNIGIIPRSFEHIFEAISLASEMRYLVLVSYLEIYNETIRDLLQPQNQAAGSLQIKEVPGEGVAVQNLSLHTVHGMKECIELLELGAKNRMVGATLMNIESSRSHSIFSISLEQMSTSVEGDGVAIKRGKLNLVDLAGSERQSKTGATGERLKEATKINLSLSALGNVISALVDGKTRHIPYRDSKLTRLLQDSLGGNTKTLMIACISPADYNYDETLSTLRYASRAKSIANKPRVNEDPKDTMLREYQQEIMRLKELLQGGENRPVEMNGHQESGNLDVEKQALKTQYDQEVMHLRREYEQQKIAKQELVKDIEKIKAYYEQQMQLLTAKKLSDGEKDLPTTGHQLANRDRKEIYDRIKQIKDALIGGERANDIQLKEKRYRNKLASEKRINALAQALGRIEQTADRDLLQGHCSDIQQELKVRYEQIRALRKRTKFFEQEVSDIQGEFQRERDDYLATIRLLEKKVLFYEAVFQKAMPVLRKDGRYWNLECLEKESEWSDDLRKWRLPDDTLLRLRLPPAETPPPPQPPPDVTSPGKLNGRESQTSLTAPGRLERSSTMILAKLPDFQRDSQAMATDEHQPRHKSDFLSKSTNSNPFPKIEDVAMTYFRPRRAAELVYKSGWRSFQK
- the LOC118502716 gene encoding NAD(P)H-hydrate epimerase-like isoform X2 → MLLAVIKQNFALFSRIYATSISSKSLLHPLTKVQCRNMRYLNQQEAISVDEELFNEYKFSVDQLMELAGLSCAHAIADAYPPNSLRTNKVLICCGPGNNGGDGLVAARHLSLMSYDPFVYYPKRTDKTDLFKNLQHQAERMGITVTADCPVAARVEAEYGLIVDALFGFSFKPPVRDAFKPIMELLHGTKLPIVSVDIPSGWDVEQGPQSDCDIKPDCLISLTAPKLCAKHLSNASKHYLGGRFVPAKLEEKYSMALPQYNGRDLFVRLN